The Petrocella atlantisensis genome has a window encoding:
- a CDS encoding SHOCT domain-containing protein has protein sequence MMGYGWYGNGLCGNWLGLGGYGIWSVLIVIGLIALLAAIIIGASSKRNNSEALESLKSLYVKGDITEEEYLKRKNIIERKR, from the coding sequence ATGATGGGTTATGGATGGTACGGCAATGGACTGTGCGGAAATTGGTTAGGACTTGGTGGTTATGGTATTTGGTCAGTATTGATAGTAATAGGATTGATTGCTCTGTTAGCAGCAATAATCATAGGCGCATCTAGTAAAAGAAATAATAGTGAAGCCTTGGAGTCGTTGAAGTCACTTTATGTCAAAGGTGATATCACGGAAGAGGAATATTTAAAAAGAAAAAACATCATAGAAAGGAAGCGTTAA